A region of Streptomyces sp. NBC_01750 DNA encodes the following proteins:
- a CDS encoding transglycosylase SLT domain-containing protein, translating into MSRISVRGFAVASATAVTTVGAVVGVASGSTQPSNDNLEATAADTTLLADIPMGQQAQVQVSSLTQQADAQAAAADAAAKKSAEEAARISAAKVAKAKKEAAEEKAEQEREAKAARASRDSVRDASTFSAKSSYSVAEVQAIARQMIPADQFQCFSNIVDHESSWNYQAQNASSGAYGLVQALPGSKMSSAGADWQTNPATQIKWGLNYMNSRYDSPCGAWSFWQANHWY; encoded by the coding sequence GTGAGCCGGATCTCGGTCCGGGGGTTCGCAGTGGCGTCAGCTACTGCGGTCACCACCGTTGGCGCCGTCGTGGGCGTTGCGTCGGGCAGCACCCAGCCCTCGAACGACAACCTCGAGGCGACCGCAGCCGACACGACGCTCCTCGCAGACATCCCCATGGGCCAGCAGGCCCAGGTACAGGTCTCGTCCCTGACACAGCAGGCCGACGCACAGGCCGCTGCGGCAGACGCTGCCGCGAAGAAGTCCGCCGAGGAAGCGGCCCGTATCTCGGCCGCCAAGGTCGCCAAGGCGAAGAAGGAAGCCGCCGAGGAGAAGGCCGAGCAGGAGCGCGAGGCCAAGGCGGCGCGCGCCAGCCGTGATTCGGTGCGCGACGCCTCCACCTTCTCCGCGAAGAGCTCCTACTCCGTCGCCGAGGTCCAGGCAATCGCCCGGCAGATGATCCCTGCCGACCAGTTCCAGTGCTTCAGCAACATCGTGGACCACGAGTCCAGCTGGAACTACCAGGCGCAGAACGCCTCCTCCGGTGCATACGGTCTGGTCCAGGCACTGCCGGGCTCGAAGATGTCCTCGGCCGGCGCCGACTGGCAGACCAACCCGGCGACCCAGATCAAGTGGGGCCTGAACTACATGAACAGCCGCTACGACAGCCCCTGTGGCGCGTGGTCGTTCTGGCAGGCCAACCACTGGTACTAG
- a CDS encoding peroxiredoxin produces the protein MLTVGDQFPTFELTACVSLETGKEFEEINHKSYEGKWKVVFAWPKDFTFVCPTEIAAFGKLNDEFADRDAQILGFSGDSEFVHHAWRKDHADLRDLPFPMLADSKHELMRDLGIEGEDGYAQRAVFIVDPNNEIQFTMVTAGSVGRNPKEVLRVLDALQTDELCPCNWTKGENTLDPVALLSGE, from the coding sequence GTGCTCACTGTTGGTGACCAGTTCCCCACGTTCGAACTGACTGCCTGTGTCTCGCTGGAGACCGGCAAGGAGTTCGAGGAGATCAACCACAAGTCCTACGAGGGCAAGTGGAAGGTCGTTTTCGCGTGGCCCAAGGACTTCACCTTCGTCTGTCCGACCGAGATCGCCGCGTTCGGCAAGCTGAACGACGAGTTCGCCGACCGTGACGCCCAGATCCTCGGGTTCTCCGGCGACTCCGAGTTCGTCCACCACGCCTGGCGCAAGGATCACGCGGACCTGCGTGACCTGCCCTTCCCGATGCTGGCCGACTCCAAGCACGAGCTGATGCGCGACCTCGGCATAGAGGGCGAGGACGGCTACGCGCAGCGCGCCGTCTTCATCGTCGACCCGAACAACGAGATCCAGTTCACCATGGTGACCGCCGGCTCGGTCGGCCGTAACCCCAAGGAGGTCCTGCGGGTGCTCGACGCCCTGCAGACCGATGAGCTGTGCCCGTGCAACTGGACCAAGGGCGAGAACACCCTCGACCCGGTCGCGCTGCTGTCGGGCGAGTGA
- a CDS encoding AI-2E family transporter → MSRLPGWLAGLGAGLTRMGERLDEHRSEDADDDVPVVVLPAPESVPPPPAYAPAVAARPDPVAAIPWGMRVAAEAGWRLLVLAGTLWVLMRIISAVQLVVLAFVAALLVTAMLQPTVARLKKLGLPRGLATAVTAIAGFIIMGLVGWFVVWQVMDNLDNLSDRVRDGIEELKRWLLDSPFHVTEQQINDIAKNLSDTIGTNTEEITSAGLQGVTVMVEILTGILLAMFSTLFLLYDGKRIWHWVLKLVPAQAREGVAGAGPRAWRTLTAYVRGTVIVALIDAIFIGLGIYFLDVPMAVPLAVFIFLFAFIPLVGAVVSGALAVVVALVTQGVFTALMVLIVVLAVQQLEGHVLQPFILGRAVRVHPLAVVLAVAAGGLTAGIGGAVVAVPLVAVTNTVVGYLRAYGKEQTLRASPPPHGATAVGAEPTPAPAPAPPTPTPSPAPAVAGEVPE, encoded by the coding sequence ATGTCGAGACTGCCGGGATGGCTCGCCGGCCTGGGCGCCGGGCTGACCCGGATGGGCGAGCGCCTGGACGAGCACCGCAGCGAGGACGCGGACGACGATGTGCCCGTCGTCGTCCTGCCCGCTCCGGAAAGTGTCCCGCCGCCGCCCGCCTACGCCCCCGCCGTCGCGGCCAGGCCCGATCCGGTCGCCGCGATCCCCTGGGGCATGCGCGTCGCGGCCGAGGCCGGCTGGCGGCTGCTCGTACTGGCAGGCACGCTCTGGGTGTTGATGCGCATCATCAGCGCCGTACAGCTGGTGGTCCTCGCCTTTGTGGCCGCGCTGCTCGTCACAGCGATGCTCCAGCCCACGGTGGCCCGGCTGAAGAAGCTGGGCCTGCCGCGCGGACTTGCCACCGCGGTCACCGCGATCGCGGGCTTCATCATCATGGGCCTGGTCGGCTGGTTCGTGGTCTGGCAGGTCATGGACAACCTCGACAATCTCTCCGACCGGGTCAGGGACGGAATCGAGGAACTCAAGCGCTGGCTGCTCGACAGCCCGTTCCATGTCACCGAGCAGCAGATCAACGACATAGCGAAGAACCTCAGCGACACCATCGGGACCAACACCGAGGAGATCACTTCGGCCGGTCTGCAGGGCGTGACGGTGATGGTCGAGATACTGACCGGCATCCTGCTGGCGATGTTCTCCACGCTCTTCCTGCTGTACGACGGGAAGCGCATCTGGCACTGGGTGCTCAAGCTGGTCCCGGCGCAGGCCCGCGAGGGAGTCGCCGGAGCGGGGCCACGCGCCTGGCGGACGCTGACCGCGTATGTGCGCGGCACGGTGATAGTGGCGCTGATCGACGCGATCTTCATCGGCCTCGGCATCTACTTCCTCGATGTCCCGATGGCCGTACCGCTGGCCGTGTTCATCTTCCTGTTCGCCTTCATCCCGCTCGTCGGCGCGGTCGTCTCCGGCGCACTCGCGGTGGTCGTCGCGCTGGTCACCCAGGGCGTGTTCACCGCGCTGATGGTGCTGATCGTCGTCCTCGCGGTGCAGCAGCTCGAGGGCCATGTGCTGCAGCCCTTCATCCTGGGCCGGGCGGTCCGTGTGCACCCGCTCGCCGTCGTGCTCGCGGTCGCGGCCGGCGGACTGACCGCCGGGATCGGCGGCGCGGTGGTGGCGGTGCCACTGGTGGCGGTGACCAATACCGTGGTCGGCTATCTGCGCGCCTACGGCAAGGAGCAGACTCTGCGGGCCTCACCGCCGCCGCACGGCGCTACGGCGGTCGGGGCCGAGCCGACGCCGGCCCCGGCACCGGCGCCCCCCACGCCGACCCCTTCGCCGGCGCCCGCCGTGGCCGGGGAGGTACCGGAGTGA
- a CDS encoding hydrogen peroxide-inducible genes activator, translating to MGNVGNAVNKANLRGKQPSLAQLRAFAAVAEHLHFRDAAAAIGMSQPALSGAVSALEEALGVQLLERTTRKVLLSSAGERLAVRTKAVLDAVGDLLEEADAVRAPFTGVLRLGVIPTVAPYLLPTVLRLVHEKYPDLDLQVHEEQTSSLREGLAAGRLDLLLLAVPLGVPGVTELPLFDEDFVLVTPEDHWLGGRQDIPREALRELHLLLLDEGHCLRDQALDICREAGRTDGAPVSTTAAGLSTLVQLVAGGLGVTLLPRTAVEVETGRAGRLQTAYFAEPAPARRIALAMRAGAARQGEFEEFAQALRDAMRALPVRVLG from the coding sequence ATGGGTAATGTCGGCAATGCAGTAAATAAGGCGAATCTCAGAGGTAAGCAGCCCAGCCTGGCGCAGCTGCGCGCGTTCGCGGCCGTGGCCGAGCATCTGCACTTCCGGGACGCCGCGGCAGCAATCGGGATGAGCCAGCCCGCTCTGTCCGGTGCCGTATCGGCGCTGGAGGAGGCACTCGGTGTCCAGCTTCTGGAGCGTACGACCCGCAAGGTGCTGCTCTCGTCGGCCGGAGAGCGGCTCGCGGTGCGGACCAAGGCCGTGCTGGACGCGGTCGGTGACCTGCTGGAGGAGGCCGATGCGGTACGCGCTCCCTTCACCGGGGTGCTCCGGCTCGGCGTGATTCCGACCGTGGCCCCGTATCTGCTGCCGACCGTGCTGCGCCTGGTGCACGAGAAGTACCCGGATCTCGACCTCCAGGTCCACGAGGAACAGACCTCCTCGCTGCGGGAGGGACTCGCGGCAGGACGGCTCGATCTGCTGCTGCTCGCTGTGCCGCTCGGGGTCCCGGGTGTGACCGAGCTGCCGCTGTTCGACGAGGACTTTGTGCTGGTCACGCCCGAGGACCACTGGCTGGGCGGTCGCCAGGACATCCCCCGCGAGGCGCTGCGTGAACTGCATCTGCTGCTGCTCGACGAGGGCCACTGCCTGCGCGACCAGGCACTCGACATCTGCCGGGAGGCCGGCCGTACCGACGGCGCTCCGGTGTCGACGACGGCCGCCGGCCTGTCCACGCTGGTGCAGCTGGTCGCCGGCGGGCTCGGAGTGACGCTGCTGCCGCGCACGGCGGTCGAGGTGGAGACGGGCCGGGCCGGCCGGCTGCAGACGGCGTATTTCGCCGAGCCCGCCCCCGCACGCCGTATCGCCCTGGCGATGCGCGCGGGCGCGGCACGCCAGGGCGAATTCGAGGAGTTCGCACAGGCACTGCGGGACGCGATGCGCGCGCTGCCGGTGCGGGTGCTCGGCTGA
- the mgrA gene encoding L-glyceraldehyde 3-phosphate reductase: protein MTDTSSYRAAADRYESMEYRRTGRSGLKLPALSLGLWHNFGDDRALDSQRAILQRAFDLGVTHFDLANNYGPPPGSAELNFGKIFAQDFAPYRDEMVISTKAGYLMHPGPYGEWGSRKYLLSSLDASLNRMGLDYVDIFYSHRFDPHTPLEETMGALASAVQQGKALYVGVSSYNAEQTAEAAQLLKEMGVPALIHQPSYSMINRWIEDDGLLDTLESAGMGCISFVPLAQGLLTDKYLKGIPEGSRATQGKSLDPNLLSDEVVRRLKGLNDIAVRRGQSLAQLAIAWVLRDERMTSALIGASSVKQLEENVAALAGPALSADELKEIDTFAVDTEGTNIWAGRS from the coding sequence GTGACTGATACCTCTTCCTACCGAGCTGCCGCCGACCGCTACGAGTCGATGGAGTACCGCCGTACCGGCCGTTCCGGGCTGAAGCTTCCCGCACTCTCCCTCGGCCTCTGGCACAACTTCGGCGACGACCGCGCCCTCGACTCACAGCGCGCGATCCTGCAGCGCGCCTTCGACCTGGGTGTGACGCACTTCGACCTGGCGAACAACTACGGGCCGCCGCCCGGGTCGGCCGAGCTCAACTTCGGCAAGATCTTTGCACAGGATTTCGCACCATACCGTGATGAAATGGTTATTTCGACCAAGGCGGGCTATCTGATGCACCCGGGGCCCTACGGCGAGTGGGGTTCACGGAAGTACCTGCTGTCCTCGCTCGACGCGTCCCTGAACCGGATGGGGCTGGATTACGTCGACATCTTCTACTCCCACCGCTTCGACCCGCACACCCCGCTCGAGGAGACGATGGGCGCGCTGGCCTCCGCGGTGCAGCAGGGCAAGGCCCTGTACGTGGGCGTGTCGTCGTACAACGCGGAGCAGACCGCGGAGGCGGCCCAGCTGCTGAAGGAGATGGGCGTACCGGCCCTCATCCACCAGCCCTCCTACTCGATGATCAACCGTTGGATCGAGGACGACGGACTGCTCGACACCCTGGAGAGCGCCGGCATGGGCTGCATCTCCTTCGTTCCGCTCGCCCAGGGACTGCTCACCGACAAATACCTCAAGGGCATCCCGGAGGGCTCGCGGGCCACGCAGGGCAAGTCCCTGGACCCGAATCTGCTCTCCGACGAGGTCGTGCGGCGGCTGAAGGGGCTGAACGACATCGCTGTCAGGCGCGGTCAGTCCCTGGCGCAGCTGGCGATCGCCTGGGTGCTGCGGGACGAGCGGATGACTTCCGCGCTGATCGGCGCCTCCAGCGTGAAGCAGCTGGAGGAGAACGTCGCGGCGCTGGCCGGACCGGCCCTGAGCGCCGACGAGTTGAAGGAGATCGACACCTTCGCCGTGGACACCGAGGGCACCAACATCTGGGCCGGGCGGAGCTGA
- a CDS encoding PhoH family protein produces MVNSTKRRMPDRRTYVLDTSVLLADPNALTRFEEHEVVLPIVVITELEAKRHHPELGYFARQALRLLDDFRIRYGRLDAPIPMGDLGGTLRVELNHSDPGVLPAGFRLGDNDSRILAVARNLQAEGYDVTVVSKDLPLRIKASSVGLLAEEYRAELAITDSGWTGMAELPLSAEQVDLLYGEETLYVPEAAELPVHTGLVLQSERGKALGRISAEGNVRLVRGDREAFGIHGRSAEQRIALDLLLDQDVGIVSLGGRAGTGKSALALCAGLEAVLERRQHQKVMVFRPLYAVGGQELGYLPGTEAEKMSPWAQAVFDTLSAVAGREVIEEVLGRGMLEVLPLTHIRGRSLHDAFVIVDEAQSLERNVLLTVLSRIGANSRVVLTHDVAQRDNLRVGRYDGVVAVVEKLKGHPLFAHVTLTRSERSQIAALVTEMLEEGQI; encoded by the coding sequence GTGGTGAACAGCACAAAGCGCCGCATGCCCGACAGGCGCACCTACGTTCTCGACACCAGCGTCCTGCTGGCCGATCCGAACGCCCTGACCCGCTTCGAGGAGCACGAAGTCGTGCTCCCGATCGTGGTGATCACGGAGCTGGAAGCAAAGAGGCACCATCCGGAGCTCGGCTACTTCGCCCGGCAGGCGCTGCGCCTTCTGGATGATTTCCGAATCCGGTACGGCCGCCTCGACGCTCCCATCCCGATGGGCGACCTCGGCGGCACGCTCCGCGTCGAGCTCAATCACTCCGATCCCGGCGTCCTTCCGGCCGGCTTCCGATTGGGGGACAACGACTCACGGATTCTGGCAGTAGCGCGCAATCTGCAGGCCGAGGGGTACGACGTCACGGTCGTGTCCAAGGACCTGCCTCTCCGTATCAAGGCCTCGTCCGTCGGTTTGCTGGCGGAGGAGTACCGGGCAGAGCTGGCCATCACCGACTCCGGCTGGACCGGAATGGCCGAACTGCCCCTTTCCGCCGAACAGGTGGATCTGCTGTACGGAGAGGAGACGCTGTACGTCCCCGAAGCGGCGGAACTGCCCGTCCACACCGGTCTCGTTCTGCAGTCCGAGCGCGGTAAGGCGCTGGGCCGGATCTCGGCCGAGGGCAATGTGAGGCTGGTACGGGGCGACCGGGAGGCCTTCGGCATCCACGGCCGCAGCGCGGAGCAGCGCATCGCCCTGGATCTGCTCCTCGACCAGGACGTCGGCATCGTCTCGCTGGGCGGCCGGGCCGGCACCGGCAAGTCGGCGCTCGCGCTCTGCGCGGGCCTCGAGGCGGTCCTGGAGCGCCGGCAGCACCAGAAGGTGATGGTCTTCCGGCCGCTGTACGCGGTCGGCGGGCAGGAGCTCGGCTATCTGCCGGGCACCGAGGCCGAGAAGATGAGTCCCTGGGCCCAGGCGGTCTTCGACACGCTCTCGGCCGTGGCGGGCCGTGAAGTGATCGAGGAGGTGCTCGGACGCGGCATGCTCGAGGTCCTGCCGCTCACTCATATCCGAGGCCGTTCGCTGCATGACGCGTTCGTCATCGTCGACGAGGCCCAGTCCCTGGAACGGAATGTCCTGTTGACCGTTCTGTCCCGTATCGGGGCTAATTCGCGGGTCGTCCTGACTCATGACGTGGCACAACGGGACAATCTGCGCGTCGGCCGGTATGACGGAGTCGTCGCCGTGGTCGAGAAGCTGAAGGGGCATCCGCTCTTCGCGCACGTCACCCTCACTCGCTCCGAGCGCTCGCAGATCGCCGCACTCGTGACCGAAATGCTGGAGGAAGGTCAGATCTAA
- a CDS encoding isoprenyl transferase, whose protein sequence is MNLRDLVYGLYARRVEGRLDHAQVPKHIGVILDGNRRWAKASGGTAEQGHKAGASKIQELLGWCAETDVEVVTLWLLSTDNLDRPENELIPLLGIIENAVRDLAADGRWRVHHVGTLDLLPARTQSVLKEAEQATVGIDGILVNVAVGYGGRQEIADAVRSLLLEHADKGTSFEELAEIVDVEHISEHLYTRGQPDPDLVIRTSGEQRLSGFMLWQSAHSEYYFCEVFWPAFRKVDFLRALRDYAARHRRYGS, encoded by the coding sequence GTGAACCTGCGCGACCTGGTGTACGGGCTCTACGCACGCCGGGTGGAAGGCCGCCTCGACCACGCCCAGGTGCCCAAACACATCGGTGTCATCCTCGACGGCAACCGACGCTGGGCCAAGGCTTCGGGCGGCACGGCCGAGCAGGGCCACAAGGCAGGCGCCAGCAAGATCCAGGAGCTGCTGGGCTGGTGTGCCGAGACCGATGTCGAGGTCGTCACCCTCTGGCTGCTGTCCACGGACAACCTGGACCGCCCCGAGAACGAGCTCATCCCGCTCCTCGGCATCATCGAGAACGCGGTCCGCGACCTCGCGGCGGACGGCCGCTGGCGTGTGCACCACGTCGGCACGCTGGACCTGCTGCCCGCCCGCACCCAGTCCGTACTGAAGGAAGCGGAGCAGGCCACGGTCGGCATCGACGGAATACTCGTGAACGTCGCCGTGGGCTACGGCGGCCGACAGGAGATCGCCGACGCCGTCCGCTCCCTTCTTCTGGAGCACGCCGACAAGGGCACGAGCTTCGAGGAGCTCGCCGAGATCGTCGATGTCGAGCACATCTCCGAGCACCTCTACACGCGCGGCCAGCCCGATCCCGACTTGGTCATCCGTACCAGCGGCGAGCAGCGGCTGTCCGGATTCATGCTCTGGCAGAGTGCCCATTCGGAGTACTACTTCTGTGAAGTCTTCTGGCCGGCCTTCCGCAAGGTCGACTTCCTGCGTGCGCTGCGCGACTATGCCGCGCGCCACCGCCGCTACGGCAGCTGA
- a CDS encoding cupin domain-containing protein — protein sequence MDSIDAKPVNLTEALATFDDVYSPRIVARMNDYDVRIAHTAGEHIWHVHEDTDEFFLVLDGRFDIALRAADGTESTVELHKGDTFVVPKGVEHKPSSPGGSILMFEPSGTKSTGDRHDGEIPDHVDSTTGHTLS from the coding sequence ATGGATTCCATCGACGCGAAGCCGGTCAACCTCACCGAAGCCCTCGCCACCTTCGACGACGTCTACAGTCCCCGCATCGTGGCCCGGATGAACGACTACGACGTGCGGATCGCCCACACCGCCGGAGAGCACATCTGGCACGTCCATGAGGACACCGACGAGTTCTTCCTCGTCCTCGACGGCCGTTTCGACATCGCGCTGCGCGCCGCCGACGGGACCGAGTCCACCGTCGAACTCCACAAGGGCGACACCTTTGTTGTACCGAAGGGCGTCGAGCACAAGCCCTCGTCGCCCGGCGGCTCGATCCTCATGTTCGAGCCTTCCGGTACGAAGTCGACGGGCGACCGGCACGACGGCGAGATCCCGGACCACGTCGACAGCACCACCGGGCACACGTTGTCATGA
- a CDS encoding alkyl hydroperoxide reductase, whose protein sequence is MSLDELKASVPDYAKDLKLNLGSVIGNSELPQQQLWGTVLACAIASRSPKVLRELEPEARTNLSPEAYTAAKSAAAVMAMNNVFYRTRHLLSDPEYGTLRAGLRMNVIGNPGVEKVDFELWSLAVSAINGCGQCLDSHEQVLRKAGVDRETIQEAVKIAAVIQAVGTTLDAEAALTAEAASAE, encoded by the coding sequence GTGTCTCTCGATGAACTCAAGGCTTCGGTACCGGACTACGCCAAGGACCTGAAGCTGAACCTCGGTTCGGTGATCGGCAACAGCGAGCTGCCGCAACAGCAGCTCTGGGGCACCGTACTGGCCTGCGCGATCGCCTCGCGCTCGCCGAAGGTGCTGCGCGAGCTCGAGCCCGAGGCCAGGACCAACCTCTCCCCCGAGGCGTACACCGCCGCCAAGTCCGCAGCCGCGGTCATGGCGATGAACAACGTCTTCTACCGGACCCGGCACCTGCTGTCGGACCCGGAGTACGGGACGCTGCGCGCCGGTCTGCGGATGAACGTCATCGGCAACCCGGGCGTGGAGAAGGTCGACTTCGAGCTGTGGTCGCTCGCCGTCTCCGCCATCAACGGCTGCGGCCAGTGTCTCGACTCCCACGAGCAGGTGCTCCGCAAGGCCGGCGTGGACCGCGAGACGATCCAGGAGGCCGTCAAGATCGCCGCGGTGATCCAGGCCGTGGGCACGACGCTGGACGCGGAAGCCGCGCTGACCGCGGAAGCCGCGTCGGCCGAGTAG
- a CDS encoding DUF2079 domain-containing protein, translating into MRTFSDNAATRRGVLWSLIPTPSPETRSRPTARFPAALLPWSWAAALFLLYATVAVRRHTLLRTTGYDLGIFEQAVRAYSQLRPPIVPLRGEHFNLLGDHFHPALAVLAPLYRLWPSPLCLLLAQSALLALAVVPLARWALRELGRRTAHVVAVGYGLSWGIASAAAFDFHEVVLAVPLLAFALEALGRRRWGPAVAWAAPLVLIKEDLGLTLAALGCYVAWKGPRRLGIATAVAGLLASAVEIKLLLPAFNPGGEYAHGANLTEGAHSSLLSTIAFAPLDALRPDIKAMTVILVFAPSALLALRSALAILAVPTLTWRMLSQIGFHWGTSFHYSAVLMPIVFAGLIDALRQWRGAHHPLSARHVRASLVTVLAVTVVMLPSFPLAQLAQRATWHSTPHVEAARSLLAKIPDGASVAASNRLVPQLTSRCEVVLFPTFPVDAKLYEYDKTRLPRPTAEWIIHDSRAPEAWPYPSGHWPYPIEQQEAELDAAQRKYGYERVAQRDGVTLLRLRRAARP; encoded by the coding sequence ATGCGGACATTCTCTGACAATGCGGCAACTCGGCGCGGCGTGCTGTGGTCCCTCATCCCCACTCCCTCCCCGGAAACCCGATCGCGCCCCACTGCCCGCTTCCCCGCCGCCCTCCTCCCCTGGAGCTGGGCGGCGGCGCTCTTTCTGCTCTACGCCACCGTCGCCGTACGCCGTCATACGCTGCTCCGCACGACCGGCTACGACCTCGGCATCTTCGAGCAGGCCGTACGCGCGTACTCCCAACTGCGGCCGCCGATCGTCCCCTTGCGCGGCGAGCACTTCAATCTGCTCGGCGACCATTTCCATCCCGCGCTCGCTGTCCTCGCCCCTCTCTACCGGCTCTGGCCGTCGCCCCTCTGTCTGCTCCTGGCCCAGTCGGCGCTGCTCGCCCTCGCCGTCGTACCCCTGGCCCGCTGGGCTCTGCGGGAGCTCGGGCGTCGCACGGCACATGTCGTCGCCGTCGGCTACGGGCTGAGCTGGGGCATCGCCTCGGCCGCCGCCTTCGACTTCCACGAGGTCGTCCTCGCCGTACCGTTGCTCGCCTTCGCCCTGGAGGCACTGGGCCGCCGCCGCTGGGGTCCCGCCGTCGCCTGGGCGGCTCCGCTCGTCCTGATCAAGGAAGACCTGGGCCTCACGCTCGCCGCTCTCGGCTGTTACGTCGCCTGGAAGGGCCCGCGCCGTCTCGGCATCGCCACCGCCGTGGCCGGTCTGCTCGCCTCGGCCGTCGAGATCAAGCTGCTGCTGCCCGCCTTCAATCCGGGGGGTGAATACGCGCACGGTGCCAATCTCACCGAGGGCGCGCACAGCTCGCTGCTCTCCACCATCGCCTTCGCCCCGCTCGACGCACTGCGCCCGGACATCAAGGCCATGACAGTGATCCTGGTCTTCGCCCCGTCCGCGCTGCTCGCGCTGCGCTCAGCACTCGCGATCCTCGCCGTGCCCACACTGACCTGGCGAATGCTGTCGCAGATCGGCTTCCACTGGGGCACGTCCTTCCACTACAGCGCCGTCCTGATGCCCATCGTCTTCGCCGGCCTCATCGACGCACTGCGGCAGTGGCGCGGCGCGCACCATCCGCTCTCCGCCCGCCATGTCCGCGCCTCGCTCGTCACCGTGCTCGCCGTGACGGTCGTCATGCTGCCGTCGTTCCCGCTCGCCCAACTGGCCCAGCGGGCCACATGGCACTCGACGCCCCATGTCGAGGCGGCGCGCTCGCTGCTCGCAAAGATCCCGGACGGGGCGAGCGTCGCAGCCTCCAACCGTCTGGTTCCGCAGCTCACTTCACGCTGCGAGGTCGTTCTCTTCCCGACGTTCCCGGTCGACGCGAAGCTGTACGAGTACGACAAGACGCGGCTGCCGCGTCCCACCGCCGAGTGGATCATCCATGACAGCAGAGCGCCGGAGGCCTGGCCGTACCCTTCGGGCCACTGGCCCTACCCGATCGAGCAGCAGGAGGCCGAACTCGACGCCGCGCAGCGCAAGTACGGCTATGAGCGCGTCGCCCAGCGCGACGGCGTCACCCTGCTACGACTCAGGCGTGCGGCCCGACCGTGA
- a CDS encoding winged helix DNA-binding domain-containing protein, with amino-acid sequence MTTRRVTWTQANARRLARQGLAAPAKTSPAGIAAAMLGAHAQVLSAAELSVALRLDGGATRADVREALWTDGSLVKTYGPRGTVHLLAATDLPLWTGALSAIPAGASPMPTAVRMTAEQTEQVVAAVGDALTGAELTIDELTEAVVERTGPWAADPVMEAFQGKWPRWRQAMHTAAHRGALRFAPNRGRKATYTSPGVTPMDGPAATAELMHRYLYAYGPATPAHFAKWLAAPRGWATEQFAASAGEGRIEAVAFEGGRAWVAAGDTEFPEEPPRGVRLLPYFDAYAIASQPRELLFPGPAYERALAGSQAGNFPVVLVDGIVAGVWHQRRSGRRIAVTVEPIGDALGAARRRELAQQVEQLGEMLQGQAELTVGTVTVGPHA; translated from the coding sequence ATGACGACGCGACGCGTGACATGGACCCAGGCCAACGCCCGCCGGCTCGCACGGCAGGGACTGGCCGCCCCGGCCAAGACCTCCCCCGCCGGGATAGCCGCCGCGATGCTCGGAGCGCACGCGCAGGTGTTGTCCGCGGCCGAACTGTCCGTCGCGCTGCGGCTGGACGGCGGTGCGACGCGTGCCGACGTGCGCGAGGCGCTGTGGACGGACGGCAGCCTGGTGAAGACCTACGGGCCACGCGGCACCGTCCATCTGCTGGCGGCGACCGACCTGCCGCTGTGGACCGGCGCGCTGTCCGCCATCCCGGCCGGCGCGAGCCCGATGCCCACCGCTGTACGGATGACGGCGGAGCAGACCGAGCAGGTCGTCGCGGCCGTCGGTGACGCTCTCACCGGCGCGGAGCTGACGATCGACGAGCTGACCGAGGCGGTCGTCGAGCGCACCGGGCCCTGGGCCGCCGACCCGGTGATGGAAGCCTTCCAGGGCAAGTGGCCGCGCTGGCGGCAGGCGATGCACACGGCCGCGCATCGCGGTGCGCTCCGTTTCGCGCCCAACCGAGGCCGCAAGGCCACCTACACCAGCCCCGGCGTCACCCCGATGGACGGCCCGGCCGCGACGGCGGAACTCATGCACCGCTATCTGTACGCCTACGGGCCCGCCACCCCGGCGCACTTCGCCAAGTGGCTCGCCGCGCCCAGGGGTTGGGCCACAGAGCAGTTCGCCGCCTCGGCGGGTGAGGGGCGGATCGAGGCGGTGGCGTTCGAGGGCGGCCGGGCGTGGGTCGCGGCGGGCGACACCGAGTTTCCCGAAGAGCCGCCGCGGGGTGTACGACTGCTGCCGTATTTCGACGCGTACGCCATCGCCTCGCAACCGCGCGAGCTGCTCTTCCCCGGCCCCGCGTACGAGCGCGCGCTGGCGGGCAGCCAGGCGGGGAACTTCCCGGTGGTGCTCGTCGACGGGATTGTGGCCGGGGTATGGCACCAGCGGCGGTCCGGGCGGAGGATCGCGGTCACGGTGGAGCCGATCGGCGACGCACTGGGCGCGGCCCGGCGCCGCGAGCTGGCGCAGCAGGTGGAGCAACTCGGTGAAATGCTGCAAGGTCAGGCCGAGTTGACGGTGGGGACGGTCACGGTCGGGCCGCACGCCTGA